In Microbacterium enclense, one genomic interval encodes:
- the tkt gene encoding transketolase, which yields MSDFEWDEIDRRAVDTARILAADAVEKVGNGHPGTAMSLAPAAYLLYQRVMRHDPADTHWPGRDRFILSAGHSSLTQYVQLYLGGFGLELKDLEALRTWGSLTPGHPEYGHTDGVEITTGPLGQGLSSSVGFAYAARYERGLFDPESPAGESPFDHHIYVIAGDGDLQEGVTSEASSLAGHQELGNLIAIYDSNQISIEDDTNVAFTEDVQKRYEAYGWHVQTVDWKKTGQYVEDVAELYAAIEAAKGETSKPSLIILKTIIGWPSPGKQNSGKIHGSALGADELRATKEVLGFDPEQNFAVADDVIAHTRELVERGEAEKAAWQEKFDAWAEAHPERKQLWDRLQARELPTDIADALPAFEAGKDVSTRAASGTVINALAAELPELWGGSADLAESNLTTIKDAKSFIPSEWSTHEWSGDPYGRVLHFGIREHAMGAILNGIVLHGPTRPFGGTFLIFSDYMRPPVRLAALMNIPTIFVWTHDSVALGEDGPTHQPIEQLATLRAIPNFALVRPADANETSVVWLEMLRRTAGPAGIALTRQNIPVFARGEGEASGDEFASAAGAVKGAYVLAEAANGEPDVILIATGSEVQLAVQARETLAAEGVHARVVSAPSLEWFAEQDEAYRESVLPSSVKARVSVEAGSALSWHGIVGDAGRSVAIEHFGASADYKTLFQKFGITAEAVVEAARESLAAAKK from the coding sequence GCGGATGCCGTTGAGAAGGTGGGTAACGGCCACCCGGGCACGGCCATGTCGCTGGCTCCCGCCGCATACCTGCTCTACCAGCGCGTGATGCGGCACGATCCCGCCGACACGCACTGGCCGGGACGCGACCGTTTCATCCTCTCGGCCGGTCACTCCTCGCTCACACAGTACGTGCAGCTCTACCTCGGCGGATTCGGTCTCGAGCTGAAAGACCTCGAGGCGCTGCGCACGTGGGGCTCGCTCACCCCCGGTCACCCCGAGTACGGCCACACCGACGGCGTCGAGATCACCACCGGCCCCCTCGGCCAGGGGCTCTCCTCCTCGGTCGGCTTCGCGTACGCCGCCCGCTACGAGCGTGGCCTGTTCGACCCCGAGTCCCCGGCGGGCGAGAGCCCCTTCGACCACCACATCTACGTGATCGCGGGTGACGGCGACCTCCAGGAGGGCGTGACGAGCGAGGCTTCCTCTCTCGCCGGCCACCAGGAGCTCGGCAACCTCATCGCGATCTACGACTCCAACCAGATCTCGATCGAAGACGACACCAACGTCGCCTTCACCGAAGACGTGCAGAAGCGCTACGAGGCCTACGGCTGGCACGTCCAGACCGTGGACTGGAAGAAGACCGGCCAGTACGTCGAAGACGTCGCCGAGCTCTACGCCGCGATCGAGGCCGCCAAGGGCGAGACGAGCAAGCCCTCGCTGATCATCCTCAAGACGATCATCGGCTGGCCCTCCCCCGGCAAGCAGAACTCGGGCAAGATCCACGGCTCGGCGCTCGGCGCCGACGAGCTGCGCGCCACGAAGGAAGTGCTCGGCTTCGACCCCGAGCAGAACTTCGCCGTCGCCGACGACGTGATCGCGCACACGCGTGAGCTCGTCGAGCGCGGCGAGGCGGAGAAGGCCGCCTGGCAGGAGAAGTTCGACGCGTGGGCCGAGGCTCACCCCGAGCGCAAGCAGCTCTGGGACCGCCTGCAGGCTCGCGAGCTTCCGACCGACATCGCCGACGCACTGCCGGCGTTCGAGGCGGGCAAGGACGTGTCGACCCGCGCGGCCTCCGGAACGGTCATCAACGCCCTCGCCGCCGAGCTCCCCGAGCTCTGGGGCGGTTCGGCCGACCTCGCCGAGTCCAACCTGACCACGATCAAGGACGCCAAGTCCTTCATCCCGTCGGAGTGGTCCACGCACGAGTGGTCGGGCGACCCTTACGGTCGCGTGCTGCACTTCGGCATCCGCGAGCACGCCATGGGAGCGATCCTCAACGGCATCGTGCTGCACGGACCCACCCGTCCGTTCGGCGGCACGTTCCTCATCTTCAGCGACTACATGCGCCCGCCGGTGCGTCTGGCCGCGCTGATGAACATCCCGACGATCTTCGTCTGGACGCACGACTCCGTCGCCCTCGGCGAGGACGGCCCCACGCACCAGCCGATCGAGCAGCTCGCGACGCTGCGTGCCATTCCGAACTTCGCCCTCGTGCGTCCGGCCGACGCCAACGAGACGAGCGTCGTCTGGCTCGAGATGCTCCGCCGTACGGCGGGACCGGCCGGTATCGCGCTGACCCGCCAGAACATCCCCGTGTTCGCCCGCGGCGAGGGCGAGGCATCCGGTGACGAATTCGCCTCGGCCGCGGGCGCGGTCAAGGGCGCGTACGTCCTGGCGGAAGCGGCGAACGGCGAGCCCGATGTGATCCTCATCGCCACCGGCTCCGAGGTCCAGCTCGCCGTCCAGGCGCGCGAGACGCTCGCCGCCGAGGGCGTTCACGCCCGCGTCGTGTCGGCGCCCTCGCTCGAGTGGTTCGCCGAGCAGGACGAGGCGTACCGCGAGTCGGTGCTCCCCTCGTCGGTGAAGGCGCGTGTGTCGGTCGAAGCCGGTTCCGCCCTCAGCTGGCACGGCATCGTCGGCGACGCCGGTCGTTCCGTCGCGATCGAGCACTTCGGTGCCTCGGCCGACTACAAGACCCTTTTCCAGAAGTTCGGCATCACGGCTGAGGCCGTCGTCGAGGCTGCGCGCGAGTCGCTCGCCGCGGCCAAGAAGTAA
- the pgl gene encoding 6-phosphogluconolactonase, which translates to MTENGATKRVIIKRDPDALAEYVATRFMNRIVKRVAEGKRMHVCLTGGTMGGAVLRTAALDPRVADIDWSLVHFWFGDERFVPRGSDDRNEKQAREAFLDNLDIPAANIHAVASSDQGLDLDAAAIAYADELAQFAPSDRSETGPWPSFDICFLGVGPDAHIASLFPDRAEISVTDRATVPVRDSPKPPSDRVSLTRPVINSSKRVWMVIAGADKAAALGLALAGASYQSVPAAGAKGRRRTAFFVDESAADQVPPQLIDREY; encoded by the coding sequence ATGACCGAGAACGGCGCCACCAAGCGCGTGATCATCAAGCGCGACCCCGACGCGCTGGCCGAGTACGTCGCTACCCGCTTCATGAACCGCATCGTGAAGCGCGTGGCGGAAGGCAAGCGCATGCATGTCTGCCTCACCGGCGGGACGATGGGCGGGGCGGTCCTGCGCACCGCCGCCCTCGACCCCCGGGTTGCCGACATCGACTGGTCGCTCGTGCACTTCTGGTTCGGCGACGAGCGCTTCGTGCCCCGCGGCTCCGACGACCGCAACGAGAAGCAGGCGCGTGAGGCATTCCTCGACAACCTCGACATCCCCGCGGCCAACATCCACGCGGTGGCGTCGTCGGATCAGGGGCTCGACCTCGACGCGGCCGCCATCGCCTACGCCGACGAGTTGGCGCAGTTCGCCCCGTCGGATCGCAGCGAGACGGGACCATGGCCGTCGTTCGACATCTGCTTCCTGGGCGTCGGTCCCGACGCGCACATCGCCTCGCTGTTCCCGGATCGCGCCGAGATCTCGGTCACCGACCGGGCGACCGTCCCCGTGCGCGACTCTCCCAAGCCGCCGAGTGATCGCGTCTCGCTCACACGTCCTGTCATCAACTCGTCCAAGCGGGTCTGGATGGTCATCGCCGGCGCCGACAAGGCCGCCGCCCTCGGCCTCGCCCTCGCCGGAGCCAGCTATCAGAGCGTTCCCGCAGCGGGGGCCAAGGGCCGACGCCGCACCGCGTTCTTCGTCGACGAGTCGGCAGCCGACCAGGTGCCGCCGCAGCTGATCGACCGCGAGTACTGA
- a CDS encoding glucose-6-phosphate dehydrogenase assembly protein OpcA — protein sequence MIIDLPDTTVSAISKKLVSVREEGGAVALGRVLTLIIVTHHGSEEEVIEAANDASREHPMRVIAILFGEDDEEPRLDAQIRVGGDAGASEVVVLRAHGAAGSNAESLVTGLLLPDAPVVAWWPADAPENPSKSAIGRIAQRRITDASSQADPAAWVARLGEHHAPGDTDFAWTRLTRWREQLAAVLDQPPYEPVTAIEVKGAADSPSTALLAAWLGLKLEAPVNYVYLSPEEWATGIKSVRLTRASGDTLLERPEPAVAVLTQPGQPTHDLAFPRRTLRECLAEELRRLDPDVLYGRVITECAHLLRTADERSDT from the coding sequence GTGATCATCGACCTGCCCGACACCACCGTCAGCGCGATCTCGAAGAAGCTCGTCAGCGTCCGCGAAGAGGGCGGCGCCGTCGCTCTCGGCCGCGTGCTGACCCTCATCATCGTCACCCACCACGGTTCCGAAGAAGAGGTCATCGAGGCCGCGAACGACGCCTCCCGCGAGCACCCGATGCGCGTCATCGCGATCCTGTTCGGCGAGGACGACGAGGAACCGCGCCTCGACGCGCAGATCCGCGTGGGCGGCGACGCCGGCGCGAGCGAGGTCGTCGTCCTGCGTGCGCACGGGGCGGCCGGCTCCAACGCCGAGAGCTTGGTCACCGGTCTGCTCCTGCCCGACGCGCCCGTCGTGGCGTGGTGGCCGGCGGACGCGCCCGAGAACCCGTCGAAGTCGGCCATCGGTCGCATCGCCCAGCGCCGCATCACCGACGCGTCGTCGCAGGCCGATCCCGCTGCCTGGGTCGCGCGGCTCGGCGAGCACCACGCGCCCGGCGACACCGACTTCGCGTGGACGCGGCTCACGCGTTGGCGCGAGCAGCTCGCGGCGGTTCTCGACCAGCCTCCCTACGAGCCGGTCACCGCGATCGAGGTCAAGGGCGCGGCCGACTCGCCGTCGACCGCCCTTCTAGCCGCGTGGCTCGGGCTGAAGCTCGAGGCGCCCGTGAACTACGTGTACCTGTCCCCCGAGGAGTGGGCCACCGGCATCAAGTCGGTGCGCCTGACCCGTGCGAGCGGCGACACCCTCCTCGAGCGCCCCGAGCCCGCGGTGGCCGTGCTGACGCAGCCCGGCCAGCCCACGCACGACCTCGCTTTCCCCCGGCGGACGCTGCGCGAGTGCCTCGCAGAGGAGCTGCGTCGTCTCGACCCCGACGTCCTCTACGGGCGGGTCATCACCGAGTGCGCGCACCTGCTCCGCACGGCGGACGAGCGGAGCGACACATGA
- a CDS encoding RNA polymerase-binding protein RbpA, which translates to MATGGNAIRGSRVGAGPMGEQDHGFHADRVAVSYWDALGNETVRYFAAGIPDDEIPETIDSPHSGLPAGRDKNNPPALAKSEPYKTHLAYVKERRTDEEAASLLDDALQQLRERRGQ; encoded by the coding sequence ATGGCTACTGGCGGTAACGCGATTCGTGGCTCCCGCGTCGGGGCCGGACCCATGGGTGAGCAGGACCACGGCTTCCACGCCGACCGTGTGGCCGTGTCGTACTGGGACGCCCTCGGTAACGAGACCGTTCGGTATTTCGCGGCGGGTATCCCCGACGACGAGATCCCCGAGACGATCGACTCCCCGCACTCCGGCCTTCCCGCCGGACGCGACAAGAACAACCCGCCGGCCCTGGCCAAGTCGGAGCCGTACAAGACGCACCTCGCCTACGTGAAGGAGCGCCGCACCGACGAAGAGGCGGCGTCACTCCTCGACGACGCGCTCCAGCAGCTGCGCGAGCGCCGCGGACAGTAA
- the tpiA gene encoding triose-phosphate isomerase, producing the protein MGVTRTPLIAGNWKMNLDHLQAVAFVQKLHWTLKEAKHENGSVEVAVFPPFTDLRTVQTLLDADKIEFALGAQDLSAHDSGAYTGEISGQFLAKLNARYVIIGHSERRQFHNETDEVVAAKTQAALRHGLAPVICVGETSEDLEKFGASAVPVGQLEVALEGVASDAEIVVAYEPVWAIGSGQAATPDQAQEVCAKLRAVVADKLGADAAARTRVLYGGSVKSNNIAAFMREPDVDGALVGGASLVVDEFAAIIRYQKHVGV; encoded by the coding sequence ATGGGTGTGACCAGAACCCCCCTCATCGCCGGCAACTGGAAGATGAACCTCGACCACCTGCAGGCGGTCGCGTTCGTCCAGAAGCTGCACTGGACGTTGAAGGAAGCCAAGCACGAGAACGGCAGCGTCGAGGTGGCGGTCTTCCCGCCGTTCACCGACCTGCGCACCGTGCAGACGCTTCTCGACGCCGACAAGATCGAGTTCGCCCTGGGCGCGCAGGATCTGTCGGCTCACGACTCGGGTGCCTACACCGGTGAGATCTCCGGACAGTTCCTCGCGAAGCTGAACGCGCGCTACGTGATCATCGGTCACTCTGAGCGTCGACAGTTCCACAACGAGACCGATGAGGTCGTCGCCGCGAAGACCCAGGCGGCCCTCCGTCACGGTCTGGCCCCGGTGATCTGCGTCGGTGAGACCTCGGAGGACCTCGAGAAGTTCGGTGCCAGCGCCGTGCCCGTGGGGCAGCTCGAGGTGGCGCTCGAGGGTGTGGCATCCGACGCCGAGATCGTCGTCGCGTACGAGCCGGTCTGGGCGATCGGCTCCGGACAGGCGGCGACGCCGGATCAGGCCCAGGAGGTCTGCGCCAAGCTCCGTGCGGTCGTGGCAGACAAGCTCGGCGCCGACGCGGCCGCGCGCACGCGCGTCTTGTACGGCGGCTCGGTGAAGTCGAACAACATCGCCGCGTTCATGCGCGAGCCTGACGTGGACGGCGCCCTCGTGGGCGGCGCGAGCCTCGTCGTCGACGAGTTCGCGGCGATCATCCGCTACCAGAAGCACGTCGGGGTCTGA
- the secG gene encoding preprotein translocase subunit SecG, translating to MQILEFVLQVLLGITSLLLTLLILLHKGRGGGLSDMFGGGMSSALGSSGLAERNLNRFTIVLALVWFVTIVGLGLLTKFAEI from the coding sequence GTGCAGATTCTCGAGTTCGTCCTGCAGGTGCTGCTGGGCATCACCAGCCTCCTGCTGACCCTGCTCATCCTGCTCCACAAGGGGCGCGGCGGCGGCCTGTCCGACATGTTCGGTGGTGGCATGAGCTCCGCGCTCGGCTCGTCGGGCCTGGCGGAACGCAACCTCAACCGTTTCACGATCGTTCTCGCACTGGTGTGGTTCGTCACCATCGTGGGTCTCGGTCTGCTGACCAAGTTCGCGGAGATCTGA
- the tal gene encoding transaldolase: MSTPTEDLSAAGVSIWLDDLSRQRIQSGNLAELIESRNVVGVTTNPTIFAGALSKGEAYEGQVKELAAQDATVDEAIFSITTDDVRDACDIFLPVFDATNGVDGRVSIEVSPDLAHDTEGTIAQAKDLAARVDRKNVLIKIPATKAGLPAITEVIGAGISVNVTLIFSLERYAEVIDAYLAGVEKARDAGHDISTLQSVASFFVSRVDTEIDKRLAALGTDEAASLKGKAGIANARLAYELYEQKFAEDRAKELLAAGATVQRPLWASTGVKDPALPDTLYVTELVAPGTVNTMPEKTLEATFDHGVITGDTVTGAYAEAHEVFDRLAAAGVDVADATQTLEDEGVEKFIASWHELQDTVKTALDAGSAQAAQ; encoded by the coding sequence ATGAGCACTCCCACCGAAGACCTGTCCGCCGCGGGCGTCAGCATCTGGCTCGACGACCTCTCGCGCCAGCGCATCCAGTCCGGCAACCTCGCCGAGCTGATCGAATCGCGCAACGTCGTCGGCGTCACCACCAACCCGACGATCTTCGCCGGCGCCCTGTCGAAGGGCGAGGCGTACGAGGGCCAGGTGAAAGAACTGGCGGCTCAGGATGCCACGGTCGACGAGGCGATCTTCTCCATCACCACCGACGACGTGCGCGACGCGTGCGACATCTTCCTCCCGGTCTTCGACGCCACGAACGGCGTCGACGGCCGCGTGTCGATCGAGGTCTCTCCCGACCTCGCCCACGACACCGAGGGCACGATCGCCCAGGCAAAGGACCTCGCCGCGCGCGTCGACCGGAAGAACGTCCTCATCAAGATCCCCGCGACCAAGGCGGGCCTGCCCGCGATCACCGAGGTCATCGGTGCGGGCATCTCGGTCAACGTCACGCTCATCTTCAGCCTCGAGCGCTACGCCGAGGTCATCGATGCCTACCTCGCCGGCGTCGAGAAGGCGCGCGACGCCGGTCACGACATCTCGACCCTGCAGTCGGTCGCCTCGTTCTTCGTCTCGCGCGTCGACACCGAGATCGACAAGCGTCTCGCGGCCCTCGGCACCGACGAGGCGGCCTCGCTCAAGGGCAAGGCCGGCATCGCCAACGCCCGCCTCGCCTACGAGCTCTACGAGCAGAAGTTCGCCGAGGACCGTGCGAAGGAGCTGCTGGCCGCCGGAGCGACCGTGCAGCGCCCCCTCTGGGCGTCGACCGGCGTCAAGGACCCGGCCCTGCCCGACACGCTCTACGTCACCGAGCTCGTCGCCCCCGGCACCGTCAACACGATGCCCGAGAAGACGCTCGAGGCGACGTTCGACCACGGTGTCATCACGGGTGACACCGTGACCGGCGCGTACGCCGAGGCCCACGAGGTCTTCGACCGTCTCGCCGCAGCGGGTGTCGACGTCGCCGACGCGACGCAGACGCTCGAGGACGAGGGTGTCGAGAAGTTCATCGCCTCGTGGCACGAACTGCAGGACACCGTGAAGACGGCCCTCGACGCCGGAAGCGCCCAGGCCGCGCAGTGA
- the zwf gene encoding glucose-6-phosphate dehydrogenase, which produces MVVEITPGHNPLRDPEDRRLSRIAGPSALVIFGVTGDLSRKKLMPAVYDLANRGLLPPGFALVGFARRDWEDQDFAKVVYESVKQYARTEFREETWKELLEGIRFVQGEFDDPAAFQRLRETVDRLDVERGTMGNHAYYLSIPPKAFPLVTTQLKASGLVGETADDTTGWRRVVIEKPFGHDLASARELNEVVESAFPADSIFRIDHYLGKETVQNILALRFANELYEPIWNRNYVDHVQITMAEDIGVGGRAGYYDGIGAARDVIQNHLLQLLALTAMEEPISFNAADLRAEKEKVLAAVRLPENLAEATARGQYAGGWQGGEEVLGFLEEDGMNPESVTETYAAIKLEINTRRWSGVPFYVRSGKRLGRRVTEVAVVFKRAPQQLFSRSQTQELGQNALVIRVQPDEGVTIRFGSKVPGDGTQVRDVTMDFGYGHAFTEASPEAYERLILDVLLGDPPLFPRHEEVELSWKILDPIEEFWAAEGGPLEQYSPGSWGPASADELLARDGRTWRRP; this is translated from the coding sequence ATGGTCGTAGAGATCACCCCGGGTCACAACCCCCTGCGCGATCCTGAGGATCGCCGTCTGAGCCGCATCGCCGGCCCCAGCGCGCTCGTCATCTTCGGTGTCACGGGCGACCTGTCCCGCAAGAAGCTCATGCCGGCGGTGTACGACCTCGCCAACCGCGGTCTGCTGCCCCCGGGCTTCGCGCTCGTGGGCTTCGCCCGTCGCGACTGGGAGGACCAGGACTTCGCGAAGGTCGTGTACGAGTCCGTCAAGCAGTACGCCCGCACGGAGTTCCGTGAGGAGACGTGGAAAGAACTGCTGGAGGGCATCCGTTTCGTCCAGGGCGAGTTCGACGACCCCGCGGCGTTCCAGCGCCTGCGCGAGACCGTCGACCGTCTCGACGTGGAGCGCGGGACGATGGGCAACCACGCCTACTACCTCTCGATCCCGCCGAAGGCCTTCCCCCTCGTGACCACGCAGCTGAAGGCGTCCGGTCTCGTGGGCGAGACGGCCGACGACACCACCGGCTGGCGCCGCGTCGTCATCGAGAAGCCGTTCGGCCACGACCTCGCCTCTGCGCGTGAGTTGAACGAGGTCGTCGAGAGCGCGTTCCCCGCCGACTCGATCTTCCGTATCGACCACTACCTCGGCAAAGAGACGGTGCAGAACATCCTGGCGCTGCGGTTCGCGAACGAGCTCTACGAGCCGATCTGGAACCGCAACTACGTCGACCACGTGCAGATCACCATGGCCGAGGACATCGGCGTGGGCGGCCGTGCCGGCTACTACGACGGCATCGGAGCGGCGCGCGACGTCATCCAGAACCACCTGCTGCAGCTCCTCGCGCTCACGGCGATGGAGGAGCCCATCAGCTTCAACGCCGCCGACCTGCGCGCGGAGAAGGAGAAGGTTCTCGCCGCCGTCCGGCTGCCCGAGAACCTGGCCGAGGCGACCGCGCGCGGTCAGTACGCCGGCGGGTGGCAGGGAGGCGAGGAGGTGCTCGGCTTCCTCGAGGAAGACGGCATGAACCCTGAGTCCGTCACCGAGACGTACGCCGCGATCAAGCTCGAGATCAACACCCGCCGTTGGTCGGGCGTGCCGTTCTACGTCCGCAGCGGCAAACGTCTCGGACGCCGCGTCACCGAGGTGGCCGTCGTCTTCAAGCGCGCGCCGCAGCAGCTGTTCTCGCGCAGCCAGACGCAGGAGCTGGGGCAGAACGCCCTTGTGATCCGCGTGCAGCCCGACGAGGGTGTCACGATCCGTTTCGGCTCCAAGGTTCCGGGTGACGGCACGCAGGTGCGCGACGTCACGATGGACTTCGGCTACGGCCACGCCTTCACCGAGGCGAGCCCCGAGGCGTACGAGCGACTCATCCTGGACGTGCTGCTCGGCGACCCGCCGCTCTTCCCCCGTCACGAGGAGGTCGAGCTCAGCTGGAAGATCCTCGACCCGATCGAAGAGTTCTGGGCCGCCGAGGGCGGCCCGCTCGAACAGTACTCGCCTGGATCGTGGGGCCCGGCGTCTGCCGACGAGCTCCTCGCCCGCGACGGCCGCACCTGGAGGCGCCCGTGA
- a CDS encoding glucose-6-phosphate isomerase produces MTFEVKVTGHVKSVVDAELPGLVGSLVASGITAGDASLWGPAAEVEASRRLGWVQAVSVSRPLVPEITALRDELVAQGVTRVVLAGMGGSSLAPEVIAQSAGVPLVILDSTAPGQVLAAIDGDAEAGGLAQTVLVVSSKSGSTIETDSAKRAFEAAFRDLGIDPVQRIVVVTDPGSPLEQAARADGYRVFTADPTVGGRYSALTAFGLVPTGLAGVDIDDLLDEADATLLEVAIDSPENPALVLAAAIAGGGAHRRDKLGLVMDDAHLPGLPDWIEQLIAESTGKQGTGILPVVLLPVSPEVESTPDDLQVARFVDDAHKLHLFEHHHGEILVSGSLGAQFVVWEYATAIAGRLLGIDPFDQPDVESAKVATRGLLDARPEPTPPAFVVDGVEVRVSDPSLAADGTIAGVLDALWASVPSDGYVSIQAYVDRLAVPQLPGLRELLAADSGRPTTFGWGPRFLHSTGQYHKGGPATGVFLQITERTDVDLEIPGRPFTFGQLIQAQAAGDASVLAEGHGRPVVTLTLTDPQVDVLSLFEAAQ; encoded by the coding sequence GTGACGTTCGAGGTCAAGGTCACCGGCCACGTCAAGTCGGTCGTCGACGCCGAGCTCCCCGGCCTGGTCGGTTCGCTGGTCGCGTCCGGAATCACCGCCGGCGACGCGAGCCTGTGGGGCCCGGCCGCCGAGGTCGAGGCGTCCCGTCGCCTCGGGTGGGTGCAGGCGGTCTCCGTCTCGCGTCCCCTCGTTCCGGAGATCACCGCCCTGCGCGACGAACTCGTCGCGCAGGGCGTGACCCGCGTCGTCCTCGCGGGCATGGGCGGCTCGTCGCTCGCGCCCGAGGTGATCGCGCAGTCGGCCGGCGTCCCGCTGGTGATCCTCGACTCGACGGCCCCCGGCCAGGTGCTCGCCGCGATCGACGGCGACGCCGAGGCCGGCGGGCTCGCTCAGACGGTCCTCGTGGTCTCGAGCAAGTCGGGCTCCACGATCGAGACCGATTCGGCGAAACGCGCCTTCGAGGCGGCATTCCGCGACCTGGGCATCGACCCCGTCCAGCGCATCGTCGTGGTCACCGACCCCGGATCTCCGCTCGAGCAGGCCGCACGAGCCGACGGCTACCGCGTCTTCACCGCCGACCCCACCGTCGGCGGCCGGTACTCCGCCCTCACCGCGTTCGGCCTGGTACCGACGGGTCTTGCGGGCGTCGACATCGACGACCTCCTCGACGAAGCGGATGCCACTCTCCTCGAGGTCGCGATCGACTCCCCCGAGAACCCGGCGCTCGTCCTGGCAGCGGCGATCGCCGGCGGCGGCGCGCACCGTCGCGACAAACTCGGCCTCGTCATGGACGATGCTCACCTCCCGGGTCTTCCCGACTGGATCGAGCAGCTCATCGCCGAGTCCACGGGCAAGCAGGGAACCGGGATCCTTCCCGTCGTCCTGCTTCCGGTGTCACCGGAGGTCGAGTCCACGCCCGACGACCTGCAGGTGGCCCGCTTCGTCGACGACGCGCACAAGCTGCACCTGTTCGAGCATCACCACGGTGAGATCCTCGTCAGCGGCTCGCTGGGCGCGCAGTTCGTCGTGTGGGAATACGCCACAGCCATCGCCGGCCGCCTGCTGGGGATCGACCCCTTCGACCAGCCCGACGTCGAGTCGGCCAAGGTCGCGACCCGCGGGCTGCTCGACGCGCGTCCGGAGCCCACGCCCCCGGCCTTCGTCGTCGACGGCGTCGAGGTGCGCGTCTCCGACCCGTCCCTGGCGGCGGACGGAACGATCGCCGGTGTGCTGGACGCGCTCTGGGCCTCCGTCCCGTCGGATGGGTACGTGAGCATTCAGGCGTACGTCGACCGCCTCGCCGTGCCGCAGCTCCCCGGCCTGCGCGAGCTCCTCGCCGCCGACTCCGGCCGCCCGACGACGTTCGGGTGGGGTCCGCGATTCCTGCACTCGACCGGGCAGTACCACAAGGGAGGCCCCGCCACCGGCGTCTTCCTGCAGATCACCGAACGCACCGACGTCGACCTCGAGATCCCCGGTCGCCCGTTCACATTCGGTCAGCTCATCCAGGCACAGGCCGCGGGAGACGCGAGCGTACTGGCGGAGGGCCACGGCCGCCCCGTCGTCACGCTGACGCTGACCGACCCGCAGGTCGACGTGCTCTCACTCTTCGAGGCGGCACAGTAA
- a CDS encoding phosphoglycerate kinase — MALRTLDSLGSLAGTRVIVRCDLNVPLKDGVITDDGRVRASLPTLNALINAGARVIVCSHLGRPDGAPDPAYSLEPVAQRLSELLGQPVAFARDTVGESAQDAVAALEDGEVAVIENLRFNAGETSKDDAERQAFARELAGLGDALVSDGFGVVHRKQASVYDLAQIVPSAAGLLIQKELEVLDRLTENPERPYTVVLGGSKVSDKLGVIEHLLPRVDKLLVGGGMMFTFLVAEGHAVGSSLLENDQIDTVKGYIASAKERGVEIVLPVDAVVAASFSADAEHVVADADALEDTAFGSSGLGLDIGPRTAEIFAEAIRASRTVFWNGPMGVFEMKAFEAGTKTVAQALTEVDGLSVVGGGDSAAAVRQLGFTDDQFGHISTGGGASLEFLEGKKLPGLEVLGWV; from the coding sequence ATGGCTCTGCGCACCCTCGATTCGCTGGGGTCGCTCGCCGGCACGCGCGTCATCGTCCGTTGTGACCTGAACGTCCCTCTCAAAGACGGCGTCATCACGGACGATGGCCGCGTGCGCGCGTCGCTGCCGACCCTCAACGCACTGATCAACGCCGGCGCGCGTGTGATCGTGTGCTCTCACCTCGGCCGCCCCGACGGTGCGCCCGACCCCGCGTACTCGCTGGAGCCGGTCGCGCAGCGCCTGTCCGAGCTGCTCGGCCAGCCGGTCGCGTTCGCCCGCGACACGGTCGGCGAGTCGGCTCAGGATGCCGTGGCCGCCCTGGAGGACGGCGAGGTCGCCGTCATCGAGAACCTCCGCTTCAACGCGGGGGAGACCTCGAAGGACGACGCCGAGCGCCAAGCGTTCGCCCGGGAGCTCGCCGGCCTCGGCGATGCCCTCGTGTCGGACGGCTTCGGCGTCGTGCACCGCAAGCAGGCGAGCGTCTACGACCTCGCCCAGATCGTGCCGTCGGCCGCGGGCCTGCTCATCCAGAAGGAGCTCGAGGTCCTCGACCGCCTGACCGAGAACCCGGAGCGTCCCTACACGGTCGTCCTCGGTGGCTCGAAGGTCAGCGACAAGCTGGGCGTCATCGAGCATCTGCTCCCGCGCGTGGACAAGCTCCTCGTCGGAGGAGGCATGATGTTCACGTTCCTCGTCGCCGAGGGACACGCCGTGGGCTCGAGCCTTCTCGAGAACGATCAGATCGACACGGTGAAGGGCTACATCGCTTCGGCGAAGGAGCGCGGCGTCGAGATCGTGCTGCCCGTGGATGCCGTCGTCGCCGCGTCGTTCTCGGCCGATGCCGAGCACGTGGTGGCCGACGCCGACGCGCTGGAGGACACCGCCTTCGGCTCGTCCGGTCTGGGCCTCGACATCGGTCCCCGCACCGCGGAGATCTTCGCCGAGGCGATCCGCGCTTCGCGCACCGTCTTCTGGAACGGCCCCATGGGCGTGTTCGAGATGAAAGCGTTCGAGGCCGGCACCAAGACCGTGGCCCAGGCGCTCACCGAGGTCGACGGCCTCAGCGTGGTCGGCGGCGGTGACTCGGCGGCGGCTGTGCGTCAGCTCGGCTTCACCGATGACCAGTTCGGTCACATCTCCACCGGCGGCGGCGCCAGCCTGGAGTTCCTCGAAGGCAAGAAGCTCCCCGGACTGGAGGTCCTCGGATGGGTGTGA